The Mytilus trossulus isolate FHL-02 chromosome 3, PNRI_Mtr1.1.1.hap1, whole genome shotgun sequence genome contains a region encoding:
- the LOC134710865 gene encoding tetratricopeptide repeat protein 27-like: MERKQTMCTEFENDILSNNEPKNVEELTDFDGVTDSDRDFLRYFQQSRFDSVLNSEVSRQVLNVNTNNRERIDLLLQDNIPQFIENGDRILRELELLGIAVACLQTFVQNNWLGPINTTDTYEWLSSNIKEKRKVKYNVRMTLSSYIKEKRKVK; this comes from the exons ATGGAAAGAAAACAGACGATGTGTACTGAGTTTGAAAATGATATCTTATCAAATAATGAGCCGAAAAACGTCGAAGAATTAACAGATTTTGACG GTGTAACCGATTCTGACCGAGACTTTTTAAGATATTTCCAACAATCCAGATTTGACAGTGTGTTAAACAGTGAAGTTTCAAGACAAGTTCTTAATGTGAATACAAACAACAGAGAAAGAATAGAtctattgttacaggataataTCCCACAGTTTATAGAAAATGGTGATAGGATACTGAg AGAGCTAGAGCTGTTAGGGATAGCAGTAGCATGCTTACAGACATTTGTACAGAATAATTGGTTAGGTCCAATCAACACAACAGACACATATGAATGGTTGTCCTCTAATATAAAAGAGAAACGAAAGGTAAAATATAATGTTAGAATGACCTTGTCATCTTATATCAAAGAGAAAcgaaaggtaaaataa